In the genome of Candidatus Hydrogenedentota bacterium, the window GGAAACCCCACTCCCAGTCGCGGAACGCCGCCGGGGCGCTTTCCAGCAGCCTGCGCCCCTGGCCCACGCGCGTCTCGTCGAAAGCGCGCCGCGCCAGGGCGATGTTGGCGAAATACAGCTCCCGCTCCGCGCGGGCGCGCTCGGTGTCGGCGGCGCTCCGGGCGGACTCCGCCTCGTCCCGCGCCTCCTGCGCGCGCGCGCGCTCCTCCTCCGCCGTCCGCTGCTGCGCCAGCGCGAAGTCGCGCTCGGACCGCACCCGGACGTAGGAGTACACGCCCAGCGCCAGCAGGAGCACGGCGGCGGCCGCGGCGGTGGAGAGCACGGTGCGGTAGCGGCGGACGAAGCGCCGCGCCAGCTCGTGGAAGGCGTAGGTGTGGGCGCTGACCAGCCCGCCGGAAAGGTACTGCCCGATCTCTTCCGCCAACTCGCGGGCCGTGGCGTAGCGCTCCTCCGGGGCGCGGGCCATGGCCCGCGCGCACACCGCCGCCAGCTCCTTCGGCGCGTTCTTTTCGAGCTGCCCCGCGGGCTTCGGGGGAAACGCGGCCACGCGCTCCAGGAACTCGCGGAGCGACAGCCCGTGATAGGGCGGGCGGCCCGTGAGGATCGCGTAGAGCACCGCCCCCAGCCCGTAGACGTCCGACCGCTCGTCTATCGCGTCCAGCGCGCCCGCGGCCTGCTCCGGCGACATGTACATGGGCGAGCCGATGGTCTGGCCGTAGGCCGTCTGCATCGTGTCGCCCGTCTCCACCTCGCGCAGGATCTGCGCCGCCGCGCGGAGGTCCCCCGCGTTCATGTCGTTCGTGTCTTTCGCCTTGGCGATGCCCCAGTCAATCACCACCGTCTCGCCGAACTCCCCGACCAGCACGTTCAGCGGCTTGAGGTCGCGGTGGATCACGCCCCGGCTGTGGGCGTAGGCGACCGCGTGGCAGAGGTCCAGGAAATGCGGCAGCAGCCGCAGGCGGTCCTCCAGCCGGGGCCGCGCCTCGATCTCCGCCTCCAGCGACTTCCCGCGCACGAAGCGCATGGTGTAGTACAGCGACCCGTCCTCCCGGTAGCCCATTTCGTGGACCGGGATGATGGACGGATGCTCGAGCTGGCCCGTGATCCGCGCCTCCTGCACGAAGCGCGCCGCGAGGCCCGGCGCCGTCGGCCCGCCGGAAAGGCCGGCTATCTGGCCGCTCAACTCCGGCAGCAGCTGCTTGAACGCCACATCGCGGCCAAGGTGCGTGTCGTGGACCAGCACGATGCGGCCCATGCCGCCCTTCGCGAAGGTGCGCAGCTCCCTGTAGCGGCCCGGGTGCTCCTCCACGGCGGGCACGGAGCGCGGCGCTCCGCCCGCTCCGGCGGAGACCCGCGTGGGCGCGGCGGGTTTCGCGGACACGGGGGAGGCGAAGGTCCCGCCGCCCCCCACGGTTTCAAACACGGACGCCCCGCCTGCCGCCGTCGCGGCCGCGCTGGTGTCCCCGACGGGGAAGTCGCCCGTGCCGTCTTTGGCGGGGAAATCCGTCGCCGTGTCCGGCAGGGTTTGCGCCCGGACAGACACCTGGGCCGGCACGGCGCGCCAGAGGGCCGAGATGGCTGCGGCCACTTTGCCGCCATGCTCCTCCAGGGCCTTCGCCGCCTTCTCCACCAGTTCCCCGCGCTCGGCCTCCGTAACCAGGCCCTGCGCCACCAGGCTCTCGCCCAGATCCTTCCCGTGCAGCTGGCAGTCATAGGCGAAACTCGCCATCTCCTGCGCGGAAATCTTGCCCTCATGGACGGCAATCAGTCCGAGCAGCAGATTCTGGTTCCGGTTTGCCGCCAATAGATTGCTCCCACCTGATGCAGATCACCTTGGGGGTGATTGTCGCCGCACCCGCCCCGCAATGTCAAGAACCCGAAGGATCCCGGATCGCCGGATAGGCGACGGTCTACGCGTCCGCTCCAGGGCGCGGCAAGCGGCGCCCCCACAAGGGGATTGCCCGGTGTCTTCGTCTGCGCCCGAGACATGGCCAAGCAGGGGCGCCGTTTGCTGCGCCCTCTTCCCGGGGAACACGGGACCGCGTGGTACAATTCAGCGGGTTTCGGGCCCTGCCTTGCACGGGGGAGGAACCCGGCGGGAACGGTCATGAAAGGGAGTCTCATGGGTCACGCGGCCGGGCGGGTTATTTTTCTGGCGGTTGGGGCGGCGCTGCTGCTGGGCGGCGGATGCAAGGACCGGACGGCGCCGGGCAATCCGACGGAATTCGCCGCGATGGCGGGGGAGGCGCGGGTGGACCTGGCGTGGACGAACCCGGCGGACGGCGACCTCCAGTCCGTGCGGGTGAGGCGGGCGACGACCGGCTATCCCGCGGGCCCTGAGGAGGGGGACCTGGTGTATGAGGGGCTGGACGGCGCGGTGGCGGACACGGGGCTGGCCAACGGAACGCTGTACTACTATGCGGCGTTCGCCGTGGACCACACAGGCAACTGGTCGAGCGGGGTGCAGGCGTCGGCGACGCCCGCGGCGGTGCTCACGGGCGATTTCACCGCCCTGGGGGACGCGGTGCGGACGGCGGGCGTTTTCGACGCCGACCAGCAGCAGCGGCTGCTGCAGCTGCTGGACGACGCCAACGCGCTGGCCGACGGCGGCGACGCGTGCGGCGCGGGGGGGAAACTGGCCGAATTCGGCGGCGCGGTGCAGGAACTGCGGTCGGGCGCGGCCGCGCCGGTCTGCGAGCAGCTTTTCAACGAGGGGCGCATGCTCCGCCGCGCCGTGGCCCTGGGCTCTCCGGCCAAGGACGACTGTCCGGGCTTCGCCCGCGTGGACCTTCCCGTCTCGCTGGAGACGGATCCGGGGGTCACGGACACGGCGGGAGTCGCCCTCAAGGCGGCCTTCGGCGAGCCGCTGCTCGCCACGGCGAGGGTGGGGGAGTTTGCCTTCACCAAGTCGGCTCTTCCCGGGCTGCCGCCCCTGTCGGGCGCGCCGGGCCGTCCCCTGGTGCCGGGCGCGACGGCGCTCATCGCGGTGCCCGAGGGCGCCGGGGTGACGGTGGCCTGGGAGACGGAGCCCGCCGAGACCATCCGGATGAACCTGTGGCCCGGCCAGCCGGAGACCATGGATGCCGTGGACTTCTACGCGACGCCGCCCTTCACCCTGGACGCGGCGGCCTATGCCTCCGCGGACCCCTACCCGGCGGAGGTGGTGTCCGTGCGGGACGCCGGACGGGTCAAGGGGCTCCGCGTGTTCCAGGTGGAGGTGGCCGGGGGGCAGTATGCGCCCGCGTCGGAGTCCCTCGAACTGTTTGCCGCCGTCAACGTGCATCTCGGATTCACGGGCGGTTCGGGGCAGTTCGGGATCCGCGATCTGGCGGACCTGCTGGAGGCCCAGGAGGACCCCGTGCTGGGCAGCCTCGCCAACTGGGGCGTGGTGGAGGGCGGCCTGCAGCACCTTCCCATCGTGGCGGGCATCCAGGGCGAGGAGCTGATGATTCTGGCGCCCCCGGAGCTTCGCGAGGCGGCCGACCGGCTGGCGGAGCACAAAAACGGCATCGGCGTGGTCACCCGCGTGTTTGCCGCGGGCGACGGCGTGGGGCCCGGCCCCGACACCCCGGCGGAGATTGACGAGCTCATCGAGGCGGAATACGCGTCGGCCGCGCCGCGGCCCGGCTATGTCCTGCTGTTCGGCGACGCGGAGTACCTCCCCCCGGCGTACTACGCGCCGTGGCAGGATGAGGAGAGCATCGGCAGCCCCACCATCGGCACGGACTGGATCTACGCGGTGGTGGACCAGGACCCCGCGACCGCGCTCCTGCCAGACCTGGCGGTGGGGCGTCTGCCGCTGGACACCCTGGATGAGGCCGACCGGATGGTGGACCGGATTATCGCCTATGAGACGGCGCCGCCGGACAGCGCGGACTACTACTCCCGCGCGTCCATCGCGTCGCAGTTCCAGTGCTGCAACAAGGAGACCACGACGGCGGGGGTGGACCAGCGCACCTTCATCTGGGTGAGCGAGCGCATCCGCAACGTCATGAACGGCCGCGGCAAGACCGTGGACCGTTTATACACCAAGACGGTGGACGCGGAGTACACGCTGCCCGCGACACCGAGGTACTACTTCGACGGCGACAGCCTGCCGGACGACCTGCGGAGCAACTTCTCCTGGAACGCCACCACGACAAACGTCGTCAACGCGTTCAACGCGGGCCGGTTCATGGTCGTCCACCGCGACCACGGCTCCCCGGGCGCATGGGAGCACCCGTGGTTCCGCTGGTCCAACGTCTACGGCGACGACCCCGGCGCGTCGGACCTCAAGACCGCCAACGCGCCGCTGTTCCCCGTGGTGTTCAGCGTGAACTGCGCCAGCAGCATGTTCGACGATGAGACGTCGGGCGGCCATTTCGGGATTCCGGCGGACTTTGAGCTGCTGACGGAGCGCCTGCTCCGGGACGACGACGGCGGCGCCATCGCCGTTTTCGGCGACGTGCGCAACAGCCCCAGCAACGCGAACAGCGTCCTGCTGCTGGGCTTCCTCGACGCGGTCTGGCCCGAACTTGTCCCGAACTTCGTCAATCTTTCCCCCACCCCCCGCATGGGCGACATGCTCCGCCACGGCAAGGCGTACCTGGCCAGCATGCAGGGCAAGATGGACTATGTCGGGGCGAACGAGGTGCGCGACGAGGCGCTGATGTGGCACCTCTTCGGCGACCCCACGCTGCCCCTCTGGACGGAGAACCCGCACACCCGCGCCCTGCCCCAGCCGACCGCCATGGCCTGGACGGGGCTCGACACGGTGCGCGTCGTGCTGCCGGCGAACGGCGTCGCGGTCACGGTGACCCAGGAGAATGCCTTCGGGAACCTGGGCGCCCACGGCCGGGGCGTCACGGTGAACGGCGTCGTGGACATCACGCTGAACGGCCTGCCCGACCGGAGCCGCAACGCCGGGGTCCACTTCCGCAGGAACAACTCCATCCCCCTGACCACAACGCTCACGGAGATCGTGCCGCCCGGCCCGGTCACCGGGTTCACCGCCGTGCCGCACAAGGACATCATCATGCTCGGCTGGACGAATCCGGGGGGCGACTTCAGCTACGTCCGGATCATGCGCCGCAACGACCGGTTCCCCGCCTCCCCGACGGACGGGACCATGGTGGTGAACGGAAACGGCACCTCGCACTACGACGGCGTCTTCCCCGCCTCCACCCCGTGCTACTACACCGCCTTTACCTTTGACGGCAACGGCAACCACGACGCGGGCACGCAGGCCTTCGCGTCCACCTGGTCCGACATTACCGCGCCGCCCAACGCAACCGGGCTGACGGCGGTGCCCGGCGACGGCGCGGTGCTCGTGTTCTGGACCAATCCGGAGTCTCCCGACTTCGCCGGGGTGGTCATCGTGCGCAAGGAGGGCTCCGCGCCCTTCTCCAACACCGACGGCGCCGCGGCCTACCAGGGAACGGGCGCCTCCTTCCTCGACACGGGCCTGGCAAACGGCACAACATACTACTACCGCGCCTTCACCTACGACCTGATGCCCAACTACGCCAGCGGCACCGGGGCTGTGTCCGCCATCCCCGAAGCCACCGGCGACACCACGCCCCCCGGGGACGTCTCGGGGTTCGACGCGGCGCTCGCCGGGGCGGCCGCCCCCTACGTGCAGCTCTCGTGGACCAACCCCGTAGACGCGGACTTCGCGGGCGTCGTGATCCGCCGAAGCACCGACGGCTACCCGGCCACCCCGACCGACGGCGACGCGGTCTACAGCGGGGCCGAAAGCCCCCAAAACGACCCCAACCCGCTCACGCAGGGAAACACCTATTACTACACCTGCTTCGCGTACGACACGTCGCAGAACCATTCCGCGGGCGTGACGGCGGACGTGCCCTACCCCGTGGTCAAATAACGGCGGGGCCTACTCGCGCAACAGCACGTCGCAGGCGAGGCGGGCTTTGGTGAGGAGGCGGCGGAAGAGGGTGTTGCCGCGCGCGAGGGCGCGCAGGCGCAGGATGGCCTTGCGCTCGAGGCGGTAGCGGTCGAGTTTGGGCGGGGTGGGCGCGGGCACGCCGTCCCCCGCCTCGAGCAGGGGTTTCCACAGGCCCGCCAACGGATAACCGAGGGTCTCCAGGTCCGCCGGGTCGAGGGAGGCGATGATGCCCTCCATGAGCCGCCGCTTGGCCGGGTCGTGGACCAGTTCGGCCACCCATTTCTTCACCGACGCCGTGGTGGGCCGGGTGTGCTGTTTCACGCCGATGGGGTCGCCGAGGCCCTTGCCGCGCGCGGGGCCGTCGTCGCCCGCCTTGCCGTACTCGATGGCCTCGGGCTCGTAGGGCACGCCGATGTGGGCGCAGATTTTCTCGAACCACGCCTCGGGGGCCTTCACGAGGTCCTCGTAGCGGACGTGGAAGCAGGGGGTCTTCTGCTGGCGCAGGAAGGCGGCCAGCGCGGGCACGTAGCGCTCCACGACGGGGTTGTAGGCGTGGGCCGCCGCGTAGTCGCCGTCGAAGAAGGAGTTGGCATAGGAAGAGAACATGGCGACCGGGTGGCGCGTCAGCACGATGTATTTCGCGTCCGGGAAGACCCGCTGCATGAACGGCAGGATGAGCCCGTAGGCGGGCGTCTTGTCGAGGCAGACCGTCTTTCCCGCGCCGTTGGCCGCCAGGTGCCGCCCGTAGAGCGTGTCGCAGTAGGCGCGGCAGGCGTCCCAGTAGTCCTGCTCCCCGCCGGGCAGCCCGGCGACGAAGAGCTTCTGCGACTCCGCGGCGAGCACGTGGTCGTAGGGGGCCTTGTCCACCTTGTCCCACACGCCGAGATGGGCGAGGGGCGTGAGCAGGTGGGGCTCCGGCCCGCCGAGGATCATGGAATGCGCCGACAGCATGCGCTCAAGCATGGTGGTGCCCGAGCGCGGCGCGCCGATGACGAACAGCATGGACGGTTTCATGGCGGTGTGCGGGTCTCCCGGCCTGGGGGCCATTTGCCGGGACATGATAGCACGCCCGGGGGCGGGCGGCGGTTCCTGCTTCATCGGACCGATCGGTCGGATCGGACCGATCGGTCGGATGGGTGGTCGGACCTGTCGGACCTGTCGGACCTGTCCGACCCGTCCGACCGACACACCGCCCTCCCCGCCGTGTCCGGCCTTGGCGCTGGGTTTCGGACGCGGCGGAAAGGGCCGCCGGTCACTGCCTGGCCGCCTGCCAGGGTTCCGGCTGAAGAATCAGGCGCGGACTTGTCGTGAAGTAGCTCCAGTCGCGCCAGCCCCGCGAGTAGTCCCACACGTTGCCGGAACTGGTGCTGTATTCCAGCAGGCAGCCGCCCCCGATGGGGACATACCGGAGCCGGTCGGTCAGGGTTGCCTGCCTGTACCAGGGGTCCTTGCGTTTCTTCTCGGGCATGACCTCCTTCAGGCTCTCGGGAAACCGCCCGGTCTGGGTCTGGTGGAGGCGCAGCGCGATGGCCGTCCGCGCCAGCACCGTCCTGGCGGCGATGTTCTGATACCCCGACCCCTGG includes:
- a CDS encoding sulfotransferase; protein product: MKPSMLFVIGAPRSGTTMLERMLSAHSMILGGPEPHLLTPLAHLGVWDKVDKAPYDHVLAAESQKLFVAGLPGGEQDYWDACRAYCDTLYGRHLAANGAGKTVCLDKTPAYGLILPFMQRVFPDAKYIVLTRHPVAMFSSYANSFFDGDYAAAHAYNPVVERYVPALAAFLRQQKTPCFHVRYEDLVKAPEAWFEKICAHIGVPYEPEAIEYGKAGDDGPARGKGLGDPIGVKQHTRPTTASVKKWVAELVHDPAKRRLMEGIIASLDPADLETLGYPLAGLWKPLLEAGDGVPAPTPPKLDRYRLERKAILRLRALARGNTLFRRLLTKARLACDVLLRE